In Solidesulfovibrio carbinoliphilus subsp. oakridgensis, the sequence GCCGCCGGCCGTGCGCACGGCAAAGCCGTGGCGGGTGAGGAGCTTGGCCAGGGTGTCGCGAAACCGCTCCTCGTCGTCCACGATCAGCACGCGGATGGGATCGGCCATGGTCTCGTTCTCCGTAGGGTGGTTAGAGGGGCAAGGTGACGGTGAAGGCCGCGCCCTGGCCGGGCCGGCTTTCGGCGGCAAGGGTTCCGCCCAGGCGGGTGACGATGCCGTGGGCCAGGGACAGGCCAAGGCCCGTGCCCTTGCCAGGTTCCTTGGTGGTGAAAAAAGGATTGAAGATTTTTTGCATGTTTTCCGGCGGGATGCCGCAACCGGTGTCGCGGACCTCGATGCAGATGGTTTTTTCGTCCCGCCGGGTGGAGACGGTGATGGTGCCGCCTTTGGGCGTGGCGGCCAGGGCGTTGGTCAGGAGGTTCAGGATCACCTGGCGCAGGAGCGGCACGTCGGTGCGGATGGGCGGGAGGCCCGGGGCGTAGTCGCGCACGATGGCAAGGCCCCGGCCCGCGGCCTCGCGCTCGGCCAAAAGGGCCATGTCCTCGATGACCTGGTCGAGGGCCTCCTCCTGGAGCACGGGTTCCATCTTGCGGGCGAAATTGAGAAGCTTGTGGGTGACGAGCCGGCAGCGGTC encodes:
- a CDS encoding sensor histidine kinase, with protein sequence MNPSATADGRTPPLWPHTLLAPALAGAAVLLALAAPPHVGVGLALFAGAVCIGSALVLARRVRRGEREVHELDLQLLQSQKLAAIGELSSGIAHEINNPLAIITQELDLVREIAGEGPDVTAADLAEARDSLAEIGRQVDRCRLVTHKLLNFARKMEPVLQEEALDQVIEDMALLAEREAAGRGLAIVRDYAPGLPPIRTDVPLLRQVILNLLTNALAATPKGGTITVSTRRDEKTICIEVRDTGCGIPPENMQKIFNPFFTTKEPGKGTGLGLSLAHGIVTRLGGTLAAESRPGQGAAFTVTLPL